The following is a genomic window from Melitaea cinxia chromosome 7, ilMelCinx1.1, whole genome shotgun sequence.
ttttaaGAATTTAGGTAAAGCCTACATAAGCAAAAAAGACAGCGTCAATAGAGATGTTAAGGTGATTAAACTTCCGTGTACCTCAACATATCGCCTTAAATGTCATCAGAAGTTCAGTTCTCAGCAATTTTATGCGTTTTGGAAGCTTGGTGACCATACTAGACAGCAAGATTACATAGCTAAGTATATTGAAGTTTGAATTGTAATACTCATACCACTACAAAGGCTGAATCTAGACGTAagaaaactttgaaatattCCTTCCCACTAACAGAACCTAATTCAGATaatcataatattgttttggtgTGTAAACCTAAGTTCCTCAATACTCTTTCTATAGGAGAGCGAACAGTTAGTACGGCCGTGTCGAAGTGGTGTTCAGGTGCTGGATCTATTTCCCCAGACCATCATGGCGGTTCGagagttgttatcatagacgaAAAGATTAAACAAGGAGTAATAAAgcatgtacaaatatttctaccaGATGAATTACACTATGTGCGCAAAAAGTTTACGTAACATTACTTAGATAGCGGACTCACGTTTACAAAgatgttttctttatataatgACTGTGtactaatgaaaatataaaaagaaaagttaaaacaGCTCGGCAATATAGGGATAGTATAAatcacaatttaaattattcattttacaaaCGGAAGAAGGATATTTGTAAGGAATTTCATGCTTacgacacaaataaaaataatatgacagaagaagaaataaataaacaaaaacaacatataacatcaaaaaaattagcaagaaattttaaggaaaaagacaaaaattagcTGTAGAAagtaaaggaaaaataattacagcatgcttcgattttcaaaaaattctgAATTATTCTCATGGAAATGTaggtttattttatcataaaaggtattatttatatataattttacagttttcGATCTAGCCAGTAAAGAAACATATTGTTACATGTGGCGAAAGATTAATGGGAAGCACCATGCATGTGAAGTTGCAAGTTGTGTCTAAAGTAAAAGATGGCGTTAAGGAATTCATTTTTTAGTCAGATAATTTTGCTCCGAAATCGTCTtgtgttttcattttatacttATGCTGCAAAAAAATATGGTGTAACAATAAATCATAGGTTCTTAGAGCGAGGACATACTCAAAATGAAGCAGATTCTGTTCATGCTAGAgcgaaattcaaaaaataaactcaTATATACGCCAGAGTAAAGGTATGCTTTAGAAAGATGGTCAAAAGCTAACACGCCTTATATAATGTGATTAAGATGAGTATTtcagatttttataatttcaaaaagttAATGGATtgaaaaaactattaataacaaactaaattataataaagttgatttgaaaaaatatgtttttattgctactaatcttatttttttataagaatgtcAAATTTTTTCATCTGCCGTTTATGGTGATCAAAGTTTTGATTGTTTGTCTACCAAGAATTACGTCGTAACAATTTGCAACTTGACGGTATGTAAATTTCTTACCACGCATAAAGTAGCAACCCGGCGTAACTTGAAGGCAAGGAAACTTTACTCCACGCATATCGCTGTAACTCGtcgtaacataataatataacatttgcATCCCTACGCATAAAGTCTTAAGTATgtaattttcgtattttttcattaaattacaattcatTTCCTATAAATAGTGTTTGTTTAAAGATGACTTATGGCACCATTAATTATAAgcttgattaaaatttaaatttccttctCGTTTTCGAGTAGTGAGAAAAGTAAACTTTAAATGCCCATACTATATTTCAGTTGTCGTTGAAACACGTTGAGGAGTGCACGCGCTCGATCGATTGCCAGTAATCCAGTGACGGTCAACTCCGGGGTCGCTTTGTTTGTTAACTTGGTGAAGATGTTCTCTTGTGCACGGTGTGGGAATAAAGTGTCTGACGGACCATCATGCAATTTATGCAAACGCCATTTTGATTTCGCCTGTGCTGGCATCTCAGAGACCAATTTTCGTAAACTTGGGGAGCGAAGACCCGCTTGGCGCTGTTACGACTGCAAAAATGCCCAGTCTCCTGCATCAACATCTAAGAACAATCCCGAGATATCAGTGCGATTGGATGAAATGCAGGCTACCCTGGCTTACATCACGGAGCAACTTGTACCCTTGGCGTCACTTATTGAGGATGTAAAGACCATTAAGATTGAAATATCGAATCTAAAGAGCTCAGTTGAATTTGCTCACGAAACTGCAAGCCAATTATCGGTGACAGTGAAGTCCCTGGAGTCCAGGATTTCGCAGGTCGAGGAACATACCAGTTTGGTTCATACTTTGGGAGCAGACCTAAATAAGCTTAAAGAAGATCTACAGGATAAGGAGCAATGGGCGCGGGCCAATAATGTGGAAATAAAAGGGGTTCCATTCAAGAAGTCTGAGAACTTATACAATATTGTGGACCATATCAGCAAAGTTATCCAGTGCCACATACGTAAAgaagatattaattatattgcCAGGGTCCCCAGTCTCAAAGCAGAGTCACAAAAGTCCATAATTATGGCGCTCAACAATCGCTACTGCAAGGAAGAGTTTGTAGCAGCCGCGCGTAAACATAAGGAACTCACAGCTTCACAACTGGGATACGCTGATGAAGGTCATGTTTACATCAACGACCATCTCACGTTATTCAATAAAACTCTTCTTAAGAAGGCGAAGGATCTGGCAAAGGCAAAAAACTTCAAATATGTGTGGATAAAACATTGCAAGATTCTGGCCCGGAAATCCGATACATCACCGACCTTCCGCATAAAATCAGAAAAAGATCTCCTAAagttttcataaaattgataaagTGCCTATATTTTAGTTTGCTAGTTGCTTGTACGACATACCGCTCATGTTTATATTTCGACTTGCATGAATATTGTGATTGTTGCGCCCGCGAATTGGGAAGCCCTGACTTTTTTGTATTGCTTATCGCTATTACTCACTACCTGCTTGCGGCGGTCATTAGTGAATACACTTCTGTTAATAGCTGCCGTAACTGCGTGTGGTTAGAGTTCATATTTCTCTGCACCTCGCTTGTACCGGTGGAGCGTATTTTAgactcatattttatttttatttttaaaatattgctcgATGTTTACGTGTTGTTTATACCTACTGGATATTGCTATTCTCGCCTATTTAACTTTGCTTTTACCGTCGTTTTGTTATTCACTCTGCTTGCGAACCGCTTTAGTAGAATAATAATGCTGCTTTGTAGTCGTGATTGTTGTGAATTCCAGACCAAACTCCAGACCAATATTATATCCAATGTAATGATTACATGCTATAAAATAcgctattaacattttttatcaaaatgccCGGGGGTTGCGCACGAAAATAAGCTTATTTAAGAGAAATGTAGCCTTAAACTGTTTTGATATCATATCAATAACGGAGACTTGGCTTTTGGATGGCATTAGTAATAGTGAACTTTTCGACGAGCGATATATGGTGTGGCGACGCGACCGCGACTACCGCTCCACCGGGCAGCGGTACGGCGGCGGCGTGCTGGTGGCTGTGCGCCGCGAGCTCGCCGCCGCCGGCCGCCCGGCCTGGTGTTCCTCCGCTGAAGATATATGGGTCTCCGTGACACTCCGCACCAAAGGTGGCCTTCTTACATTGCACATTTgcactatttatttatgtaaggaGGAAGGCGGCCACTCAATGAATACGCAACTCGATAACTTCGCGAGTAAGCTTGGGGATAACTTTTACTCCGCACCCAATGACATATTTATGGTCTTAGGGGATTTTAATATGCCAAATATCACCTGGAATTTAATGGAAAGCGGTCAATTGGGGCCTTTGGGTGTTTTTAATGAAAGTCAGGCTAACtttttagatataataaatgaatgtaATCTCGACCAATACAATAACATACGAAATATCAATGATAGACTACTGGATCTTGTCTTTTGCAATAACCATGTTAATGTACTGCCCAGTGACCACCCCCTTGTCTCGGAGGATCCACACCATAGATCAATTTTCGTCGAATTAAACTTAGACATGCCTAGTTTTCTTTCTGTCAATAAGCGAACTTTGTTTAATTACAAAGAAGGAAATTATGtagaaattaattcaaaattgtcAAGAATAGATTGGAATGTTTTATTATCGAGCGGTTCTATTGACGACTGTGTTCATAGTTTTTATCGTGTTCTGGCCAATGTTCGTGACGAATTTATACCTCATAAAATTATCTGTAGTAGTTCTTTTCCTTTTTGGTACAACGCTgccttgaaaaaagttttaaaagaaaaattcaaatattttaaaaaatataaaaaatatggtaaccAGTACGATTACGAAACTTATTCATTTCTAAGAGAACGAGCCATAAGACTGGAAGGTCAGTGTTATCAGTCCTACATATATAAAGTAGAAAACTCAATTATAAATAACCCCCGCCTTTTCTGGTCTTACACAAAGTCGCTAAATGGGCCCTCCCGGGCGCTACCATCTGTGATGACATATGAGGATCAATCAGGAGATACTGGACAATCAGTGTGTAATTTATTTGCAGAATATTTTCAATCTAATTTTCTCGTTTCCAACACTAACAGCTGTACACCTTATCTTGATAATCAGTGCCAAAATAATTTTGGTGTTGGTGATATAAATATTGATCCAAAGGAGGTTGAAATATTGCTGAGAATTACTGACGTGAACAAGGGCTCTGGGCCAGATGGTATAACCCCTTTTTTTATAAGGCAGTGCGTAGATAGCCTGGTTACGCCTCTATGCATTATTTTCAAGCGTTCCTTAAGAGAAGGTATAGTGCCAAAGACCTGGAAATCTGCATTTGTCACGCCCGTACATAAAAGTGGTGACCGTTCTAATGTGAAAAATTATAGGCCTATATCTAAGTTATGTGTCTTTGCCAAAATATTCGAGAAGGTTGTTTACCGTCAGGTCTATGCTGCACTGCAGTCTTCTTTTACTCCAGAACAACACGGTTTCTTAAGACAGAGATCGACGGTGTCCAAccttttagtttttaatgaatACACCTCTTCAAAAATGGACGCAGGGCTACAGGTCGATTGCATTTTTACTGATTTCAGTAAAGCTTTTGACCGTATAGATCACCTGTTGCTCCTCGAGAAACTGTATAAAGCCGGTATACATGGCAATTTATTTAGATGGTTTACTTCTTATATCAGTAATAGATCCCAGGCGGTTGCAATAAATGGTTTTACGTCTTCGTGGCTATCGATTCATTCTGGCGTGCCTCAAGGCTCTTTGTTAGGGCCTTTGCTTTTCGTCATATTTATTAACGACATCGCTTTATGTTTCAAATCTgccaaagttttattatatgcaGACGACACTAAGATTTTTATGGCCACTAACAGTTCTGGTGACTGTGATCGCCTCCAGTCTGATCTTAACAATTTTGTGCAGTATTGTACTCAAAACAAGCTCGATTTGAATGTTTCCAAGTGTTTTGCTATGACTTTTTCTCGAAAATATAACACTATAAATTATCTgtataaaatcaacaataaGTCGCTTAACAAAGTTACATCTATGAAGGACTTGGGGCTCATTCAAGATTCTAAACTTTTATTTGATAGGCACATTGATTACACAGTAAAAAAGGCCTCCAAGGCTCTTGGTTTCATTATAAGGTCTACTCATGaatttaaatctattaaatCGATTAAAGTACTTTATTGTGCTTACGTGCGCAGTATCCTTGAGTATGCTTCTATGGTCTGGAGTCCACAATATAACGTGTATATTTCCCGTATTGAGTCGGTACAGAGAAGGTTCTTGAGGTATCTACAATACAAGTGCGAGCAATCGGATCGCGGTTATGAGGCGAGATGCAACAGATACCACTTCTTACCCTTGGAAAAGAGACGGCAACTTTTTGATATTACATATCTCTTAAAAATTGTCAATGGCACCATTGATTGCCCTGCTTTGCTGGAAAAAGTTAGCATCTGGGTTCCTCGCAGATTACCAACTAGACGTACCCAACCGCTAGCAATTCCTAAAGTTAGTACTAATTACCGCCgcaattcatttattattcgaGCGAGTGAACTTTTTAACAAACTGTCAATGAATTGTGACGAATTAGAATTATTCTGTACTAAGCCTCAGAACGTGAGTAGATTATTTGCTTTGGAGTTCTTTGGCCCCCGCGTCGAGGGTGCAACAAATTCTTAAATACATTCATTCCTCATCTTCAGgggtttttgttttgttttgtttttgttttgtttgtagcTTTATTGTCATTGTTTCATGGTCTCATCATTTAAATAACCATATGCGAATACCTGTAAATGGCTTAGTTGAAATGTACATTTTGTACTCATTTAATGTCTTATGTGCTGTTGGTGTtccaaatagaataaaataaaataaaaaaataaaatactgtaaaCTTGCCATATTCTGTATACGACCTTATGCGCTGGAGGTGTCGATATATACCATAGCGAAGTTTTCTGAagacctttttaaccgacttcaaaaaaaggaggaggttactcaattcgaccgtatatatatatatttaaccgacttccaaaaaaggaggaggttctcaattcgactgtattttttttttttttttttatgtatgttacatcagaacttttgaccgggtagaccgatttcgacaaattttgttttaatcgaaaggtggtgtgtgccaattggttccatttaaatttatttgagatctaacaactacttttcgagttatatctaataatgcgtttttacttgacgcttttttcgtcgacctacgttgtattataccacataactttctactggatataccgattttgataaaaaaatttttgttggaaaggggatatccctagtttggtaccgtgataaggaaactaggatctgatgatgggatgccagagaaatcgagggaaactctcgaaaatccgtaataactttttactgggtgtaccgattttgataatttttaatttaatcgaaagctgatgtttatcatgtgatcacatataaattttgtcgagatctgataactactttttgagtaatctttgataacgcgtagttgcttgactattttttcgtcgatctacgttgtattacttgtcgatgtaattgaagtcggttttttttcgtttgcgagcaaacacaattattttatgtatgttcggagataacttcttcgtttatgaaccgattttgataattctttttttattggaaaggaaatatttatagtttggtaccatgataagaaaaccaggatctgatgatgggatcccagagaaatcgaaggaaactttcaaaaattgtaagggtgactagtaaatttaatcatgttttcattaagtactataaagcactactatttaataaaggtctggagtcgatctgatgatggagaagaaagatagtcgagggaactcttcaacaatttatagcaattacctggtttttgaacttaattcgtttttattgatgagaactttgcacctgtatgagttataagtgccattacagtctgatgatggagacaaaagatagtcgagggaactctttaacgctttatagcaattacctgctgtttgaacttaattcgtttctattgatgagaactttgcatatatatgagttataagtgccattacagtctgatgatgaagacgaaagatagtcgagggaacttttcaacgatttatagcaattacctgctgtgtgatcatcagATGATTCATCAGACGACACAGattctgtgtcgcaggaccagatttgatgatggagcccataaacactcgagggaatttctcaacaatttacagcagttaccttttgctgtttgacgaccgctttgatataatggtgcatgtgccgtgtcggcggcgcctaaacaccgacggtcgcgggttctattccagctcggagtggatatttatgtttatataaatatttatttttggtctagttgttaattcttgtggttctcccaacctagcctcggagaacacgctaggctgtcagtcccggttgttattacgtacacctgatagcgaactttactcatagtatgtcgacgcgttagcgcagcggtcacagcaccggctgttgcgctggcgttagtggttacaatccccgcgcacgacagacatattttgtattggccgtatagatgtttgtcatgatctgggtgtttgtgcttgtgtattatgtatgtttccggacccccgacgcaagagaaaaagcatccttgttaggtctacccatcactaaaaattgtaaaataaaataatttttaacaaaaaaaaacttacttcaaaaaggaaactaaaaagtgaaaaatatatttacttagtacaaagtaattcgtattttgatttagttaatcagaaatgattaaataaatattttataattttgaagttggtgccaagtaaatactacaacaacctggctacaataacaaatacaaacaacacacacaaacacaaacaagtacaaaaaatattattagatatgtcaaaacaataacagaataataacagtattcaacctaatagtcaatgaaacaaattatgaaagaaaactgaatacaacttacgagaagatactagagtagttattgttttactatatatatatatatatatatatatatatatatttaaaggaatatattcctttgagtttgtgtatttttatagtacttttttataggagtagtaatatgtattgttttaaaaagagATTTTTAACATTCCACAACAgtcacatataaaataaatatttaattttaattttatgtataggaattggtaaataagtttaaatgtcgtttctttgttttttttcagagcaacacattgtataacttattaaaaataataatgaatagttGGAACAATAAAAGGCAAACTGTAAACAAACGAGTTTATTTCGTCTCTATCAAAAGAAATTCGACTTATCTTCGTTCACGTTATTTCGTCgtataaactattatttatataatataattttatttacaacaatgcGGAGCGCTAGGGCGGCGCTTAGGTTGGCCGGGctcagcgcggcggcggcgggcgcggcttGGCGGTGGCGTACGCGATCTCGGAGAGGCGCACGTCGATGGGCGCGCGCTCGTCGTACAGCGTGGGCGCCTGCAGGATGATGCCGGCCGAGCCCACCAGCACGGCCAGCGTGAAGATCCACAGGAACAGCCGGTCCAGCACCATGGCCACGTACTTCCAGTCCTCCTTCACCTGACCGGAAACGTTTACTGTTACGTGtatcgtttattttataaattaatacaaaactaattttctttttcttagtatttatagtaaataataataaataagtatatctttatttaaagtAACAAATGACGCTTAGCACATTTTTTACACTGAAtagtatttacaatttatagaacaaaaacaaataaaaattaagcgttacaataaaataataatattttttgtctttttatcatttattctGTCAGTTGGTTATTCACAGGCATTCAAAATTGGAATAACAGTGACGTAGGTACATGTGAAAACGAAAAATTACTTTACTGTTTTTGGTCTTGTAGTTTAATCCGTGGTAAATTTTCGGAATAGTTTGCTCACCCTAGTGGACTCCTCCTCTTTTCGAGTCTGGTCAGCGATGTAGTTGATACCGTCGATAGCTTTGTGCAGCTCGGGACAGCGATGCCACCGCCGCAGCGAGTCGCACAACGCTGGGGCGTCGTGCAGGCGGCAGGCGACGGGCGACGGCGAGCGCTCGTCGCCCGCGCTTGCCGGGCCCAGCCCGGCCGGCCCCAGCCCGGCCGGCCCTAGCCCCGCCGATCCCAGCCCCGCTGGCCCTAGCCCCGCCGATCCTAGCCCCGCTGGACCCACTATGGGCGACCAGCCCTCGCTCGTCACTAATCCCGCACTGAAACATACCATTGCTTTAGCTTTAGACGATCTGTTAGCACAGCAGCCACACCGACTGTTGCACTAGCGGTCGCGGTTTCGAGGATCAAAATCGATGTGCGGCACGTggcatgtgtattgtgtttccggactcccgacacaggagaGTCCTACTGGGCGTCGTTAAGTGTGagctgtttatttattatttatttatttattgctcaTTTTAATCTTGCGcggatataaataaagaaataaataaattatgtaaaacatacataaatggtctgttcctaaaataagcaatataatataatgcttGTATTTTAGGTAACAGTCGGCTAAAAGATCTACATGTTTTtacgataaatatattttaataatattcacataaataaatataaatatcacacCCTGAAACgttgcgggaatcgaacccacaccCTCCGGAGCAGAGAGCAGGGTCGTTGTAAACTgtaccaacgggctagtcaaatatttactaatagTTATGTATCTATTAGGTTgggaaaaagtttcttcgtattttatatagaaatttaaactaagattttacaaaatttattaaccatagtacatatgtatatataccaTTTCATTCGATAACTTAATGCCCTCTCGTTGGTAGTTACAGAATGCCATTGCTTTAGAAATTTTTGGATTTCTCATTAAAAGCCGGGACAAGTAGTTTTAACAGTCCTCTCTTGAAGTTAACTTTACACTAGCTAAGGAATTCTGAAGAGACCGAAACAGATGGAAATCTGAAGCTGCAATAATGGGCTATATGGTGGATACTTTAAGACTTCCCAGTCAGACtctctcaatttttgttgagtggCTAAGATCTTATGTGGTCGGGAGTGATGTTCAATTCTGGCTGCTTTTACTCAATTCCTTGTTTAAGTCTCATTGGCTGTTTACACGGAAATCCAAATCAATGGTTTTGCCCGGCGGTAAATAATGAATTGTGCCCTTCCAACTCCACCATACTCTCAACATTACCGTACTGTGTGTCATCCCGGGTTTGCTATAGTCTGTACAACTTGACCGAACTTTGACTACGATATCTTACATTACACATTGAATTTTACATTCTTATCGTAGGTGATCCACTTTTCGTCACCTAAAATGTGGTTCGATATTATTAAGGCTTAAGAGAGAATCGCAAATGAGTACATGGTCCATTAGGTTTCCTTCATTGAGTGTATGTATGTGGCACCCATATGTCTAGCTTGTTTGTATAGCCAACCTTTTTCTATTGGATCAAAATTGTTTTATGGTAAATTCTCAGATCTTCAGCTAAATCGTAACTACTCAAATGTAGATCTAGCTCTGGTTTTTCAAACATAGTTTATCCGTTACTGAGCGACCAGAGCGAAATGcatctttgacatcaaaatATCCTGACTGAAAACGCTTAAACTAATTTTGTGCTACTCTTACTGACTACACTACACGCATAAACGTCACAAATTATTTTTGGTGGCTTAAGTCGCATTTTGAATATCGAATTTCTTTGTTGGATTTGACACCCATTTTGGTGgacagaaaaataaatgaaaataaactgaactgttttttattttttaatttcattttaaaaatagcacCTTTTCATTGcatcaaaaccagccagttacaaagaatataaacaaaaagatactattgcaactttttactacaaaatacgaaaataCGTTTTCCCGACCTATAACAATATGTGAGTAGACTTAAGATGAAAATTCCCGTTTTAGTACAATGTTAAACGTACAAGCGACTTCGATGTGGATCTAGACGATAGTGTGGACGACGCATGACAAGAAGACGCGGCAGAACGTGGATGAACACGCGGCGCACCCATGGAGCCATTGTGTGTGTTTGAGGAGACCGAAAGTGGACGTTTAGCACCACAACTGTTACGCAGATActgaaaatataacaataaaacgtgttttatataattaatttttttcttacttcATATTTCAGTTCCATAAACTAATTACAGCTTAGATTTAACGATATAATACAAAGAAGCTTACCTAAACGTATCAAGTATCATAGTAAAAAGCACAAATTTGCCAAGCAGCGGTACGACGAGTGAGGTAGGCGGTATAATTTCAGCGAGCAGCAGGAAGAACACGGTGAGCGACAGCAGGATGGAGATGGAGAGCGACACCTTCTCGCCGCTGTCGGACGGCAGGTAGAACACCAGCACCGTGAGGAACGAGATGCCCATGCAGGGGATGATCAGGTTCACCGTGTAGAACAGCGTCTTGCGCCGCATGGTGATGTTGAATGTTATATCCAGGTACGGCTCGTCGCAGCACGTGTAGAATTTCTCATTTCTGAAATCATATTCACTTtaaattgaggtagggcacagcacgaaattgcctgctcaaaacatggggcagcccgactggggtagtacctcgaccttacagaagaccacagctaaatagcaatgctctcaagcagtgttgtattcctgtggtgagtaagatgctcctggagggaattgagtatagggtcggcaacacgcttaaaatgcttctggttttgcagacgtctataagctacggtaatcgcttaccattaggtgatcCGTACGCTAGCTTGCCgacttagtgatataaaaataatcttttcttAACTTTTGCAGGAACAAGTTGCATGCCTCGTCACAAATCTAAATTTtgctatttattacttttacaatgtataaaataaattaattttattaattatatttatattaatgctaACCTAACAGCAGGCACCTCGAGGATGTCCCACTCCACAGATGTATAAAATTCGCTAAGGTCGACGCCTAGTTCCACTATGTTAGTACCGCGTGCCTCGTCGATATGCCGTAAATCCACCTGAAAATGAGTCATACATAATACATTTTCTGTTTTACTAAACTAAAATTCGAATAACTTTTTTGATGTCTCACAAACGTAATTTAACCTGAAATCCGTCGTACGTCCAGGAACCAAACTTCATAATGCACGTCTGCTGGTCGAAGGGAAAGTACTCGACGTCAATCTCGCAGGAAGACTTGTAGATGGCGGGAGGGCGCCACTCTACGCGGCCCGTGTAGTTCAGCGTCGCCTTTGTAGCCAGTGTCACCTCAAAGTTACCATCGGCACTGAAAATTTGTAACGTAGTATAATATGGTTtcaattaatgtaatataattgtgtttgctgacaaacgaaaaaaaatcgacttcaattacatcgacaagtaatacaacgtaggtaaaggaaaaaatagtcaatacgcgctatcaaaggttactcaaaaagttgtaatcagatctcaatgaaatttaaacgtgaccgcACGTTAAACAtgggctttcgattaaatgaaaaatcgtcaaaatcggtacacccaataaaaagttatgcggattttcgagggttttccccgatttctctggaatcccatcatcagatcctggttttcttatcatggtacatgGACACTTAggatatcacctttccaacaaaaaatatatacatacatatatacatatatatatatacatatatatatatatatatatatatatatatatatatatatatatatatatatatatatatatacggtcgaattgaataa
Proteins encoded in this region:
- the LOC123655094 gene encoding acetylcholine receptor subunit alpha-like, yielding MRARALPARAARLLLLALLLAGCAGNPDAKRLYDDLLSNYNKLVRPVLNVSDALTVRIKLKLSQLIDVNLKNQIMTTNLWVEQSWYDYKLSWEPREYGGVEMLHVPSDHIWRPDIVLYNNADGNFEVTLATKATLNYTGRVEWRPPAIYKSSCEIDVEYFPFDQQTCIMKFGSWTYDGFQVDLRHIDEARGTNIVELGVDLSEFYTSVEWDILEVPAVRNEKFYTCCDEPYLDITFNITMRRKTLFYTVNLIIPCMGISFLTVLVFYLPSDSGEKVSLSISILLSLTVFFLLLAEIIPPTSLVVPLLGKFVLFTMILDTFSICVTVVVLNVHFRSPQTHTMAPWVRRVFIHVLPRLLVMRRPHYRLDPHRSRFAGLVTSEGWSPIVGPAGLGPAGLGPASAGDERSPSPVACRLHDAPALCDSLRRWHRCPELHKAIDGINYIADQTRKEEESTRVKEDWKYVAMVLDRLFLWIFTLAVLVGSAGIILQAPTLYDERAPIDVRLSEIAYATAKPRPPPPR